A genomic region of Plasmodium cynomolgi strain B DNA, chromosome 5, whole genome shotgun sequence contains the following coding sequences:
- a CDS encoding hypothetical protein (putative), with product MSTPEGTHVRQLPVGLLATEAKRGNDEEEKEVGDAYKRGLREIITRVYVGDYEDSKNILLLGSIGITHIIIVRCNEEYQMARIIYPHKFEYYIIDLERDYNFTHCTHLKFLLDEILFENGENRVFIHSYISLEKILSLLVFYIATTLKLDVEDVLAYVKRIVPDFSMNTESDNIYYFTKRHMLTYYPGECTSYLDVRDQKGGLQVALKE from the exons ATGAGCACCCCCGAAGGAACCCACGTACGCCAACTGCCGGTGGGCCTGCTCGCAACGGAAGCCAAACGGGGCAacgacgaggaggagaaggaagtagGGGATGCATATAAAAGGGGCCTCAGGGAAATTATAACTAGGGTTTATGTGGGGGACTACGAAGACTCCAAGAACATCCTGCTCCTCGGCAGCATCGGCATCACGC ACATCATCATCGTAAGGTGCAACGAAGAATATCAAATGGCTAGGATAATTTACCCACAT AAGTTCGAGTACTACATCATCGACCTGGAGAGAGATTACAACTTCACCCATTGTACCCACTTGAAATTTCTGCTGGATGAGATCCTCTTTGAAAATGGCGAAAATAGGGTCTTTATCCACAG CTACATCTCCCTTGAGAAGATTCTCTCCCTGCTGGTATTCTACATCGCGACGACGCTAAAGCTCGACGTGGAGGACGTCCTGGCCTACGTGAAGAGAATCGTCCCGGATTTTTCGATGAACACAG AGAGcgataatatttattacttCACCAAGAGGCACATGTTGACCTACTACCCagg GGAATGCACAAGCTATCTGGACGTGCGGGACCAAAAGGGGGGCCTCCAAGTTGCTCTTAAAGAATGA
- a CDS encoding hypothetical protein (putative) yields MEYYGREKNRWVNQNETMNRVERSKEDNYVFIDEKYKNYFDKISDIFEDKVEYILKKHFKKNEPTNKNKLLCLNVCVLWQKKFLVLLSRSLNEFEAYRKRHELKDGEERQRGEEPGKAANEPGQDRNEKNGDNQRTEQLKSFIKNVKVVNNQSIEVVYDANELGDDGRPCAELTTDEIYYLLVESKKSENDLKKNIFTFLKYLPLFIKCIENKSLIEKSILESKLLLNDTQGRNPNNEEEVPHSDEVNVNMNHTQESLSPMEIQKKLDEIVHFDCNLSENLETIFKAGVGIIDMTNGKKFRIGGMDPLDGGTHVDNDADKQTINRMENQQEHDDDTKDEYFQHHATFNNLADLSKNFFSKKNNTSLILPLSKINDLSLINNISTRSNNDAKEELSESEAAFYIYKNNMEKLNLYGMDLLINLNNKLIYKINHIYSLIQFYSMLAKDVFNEG; encoded by the coding sequence atggagTACTACGGAAGGGAGAAGAACCGGTGGGTGAaccaaaatgaaacaatgaACAGAGTAGAGAGAAGCAAAGAGGATAATTACGTTTTCAtcgatgaaaaatataaaaattattttgacaAGATAAGTGACATATTTGAAGACAAGGTAGAGTACATACTTAAGAAGCATTTTAAGAAGAACGAGCCGACgaataaaaacaaactgCTCTGCTTAAACGTATGTGTGTTGTGGCAGAAGAAGTTCTTGGTTCTGCTGAGTAGAAGCCTGAATGAGTTCGAGGCGTATAGGAAGAGGCACGAGTTGAAGGATGGCGAAGAGCGGCAAAGAGGCGAAGAGCCGGGGAAGGCTGCAAACGAACCCGGGCAGgacagaaatgaaaaaaatggagacaacCAACGCACAGAACAGTTAAAGAGCTTCATTAAAAACGTAAAGGTAGTGAATAACCAAAGCATCGAAGTTGTATATGATGCGAACGAACTGGGAGATGATGGTAGACCGTGTGCTGAACTGACGACGGATGAAATTTATTACCTCCTGGTGGAAtccaaaaaaagtgaaaacgatttaaaaaaaaatatattcacatttttgaagtaccttcctctttttatCAAGTgtatagaaaataaaagtttaATCGAAAAGTCCATCTTAGAATCGAAGCTTCTTCTAAATGATACCCAAGGGAGAAACCCTAATAATGAGGAAGAGGTTCCCCATTCGGATGAAGTAAATGTGAATATGAATCACACACAGGAAAGTCTGTCCCCCatggaaatacaaaaaaaattagacgAAATTGTACATTTTGATTGTAATTTGTCAGAAAATTTGGAGACAATTTTTAAGGCAGGAGTAGGTATCATAGATATGACGAATGGGAAGAAATTTCGTATCGGTGGGATGGATCCCTTGGATGGTGGTACCCACGTGGATAATGATGCGGATAAGCAGACCATCAATCGGATGGAAAACCAACAGGAACACGATGATGACACAAAGGATGAGTACTTCCAACATCATGCCACCTTTAACAATTTGGCAGATTTatctaaaaattttttcagtaaaaaaaataacacctCACTTATTCTCCCTCTATCAAAGATTAACGATCTGTCTctcataaataatataagtaCCAGGTCGAACAACGATGCTAAGGAAGAGCTCTCCGAAAGTGAAGCTGCTTTctacatttacaaaaataacatgGAAAAACTCAACCTCTACGGGATGGATTTACTCATCAATTTAAACAATAAATtgatttacaaaattaatcaTATTTATAGCCTTATTCAATTTTACTCCATGTTGGCGAAGGATGTATTCAACGAGGG
- a CDS encoding ribosome recycling factor (putative) → MRKLLVEAARVGTPRNYYHLLLVPSITPFIPPLHVQKIPFGSKKKKEKVDKETKKLRKFLKISGMKNDAQLEEADEVKRSGQSGLSERSGRSHGENDERERDATTPMEVDYQAYDVKAQEILKAFEKKMKKIYDNNLSVDFFNNIVIVKEKQNFHLSDLAQVVVKSAKVIYFFPYMTSDAQRIIYHLKIKDNTWNPTMSNDGQYILLHIPPLTEDV, encoded by the coding sequence ATGAGGAAGCTCCTAGTGGAAGCAGCTCGGGTTGGCACCCCCAGAAATTACTACCACCTCCTTCTCGTCCCATCAATTACGCCGTTCATACCTCCTCTccatgtgcaaaaaattccatttggaagtaaaaagaaaaaagaaaaagtggacAAAGAGACGAAGAAACTTCggaaatttttgaaaatatctGGTATGAAAAATGATGCACAGTTGGAAGAAGCAGACGAGGTGAAACGGAGTGGACAGAGTGGACTGAGTGAACGGAGTGGACGGAGTCATGGAGAGAATGACGAACGAGAAAGAGATGCTACTACCCCGATGGAGGTAGACTACCAAGCATATGACGTGAAGGCACAAGAAATTCTTAAAgcttttgagaaaaaaatgaaaaaaatatatgacaacAATTTAAgtgtcgatttttttaacaacatCGTTATCGTGAAAGAGaagcaaaattttcatttgtcCGATTTAGCTCAAGTTGTTGTGAAGTCAGCCAAagtgatttattttttcccttacaTGACTAGCGATGCGCAGAGAATTATTTACCATTTGAAGATCAAGGACAATACATGGAACCCCACTATGTCGAATGACGGGCAGTATATTTTGCTGCATATCCCACCACTGACGGAGGATGTA